One window of Mediterraneibacter gnavus ATCC 29149 genomic DNA carries:
- a CDS encoding SpoVA/SpoVAEb family sporulation membrane protein, producing the protein MKQTEKEKRQQQYEDYVKKKTPVHNVYLNMAKSFITGGIICVIGQGIYNYCEMIGLSKDHCSNWTSLSLILLSIILTGVGLYPKIAKWGGAGALVPITGFANSVAAPAIEYKKEGQVFGIGCKIFTISGPVILYGICTSSLLGLLYWIWMQF; encoded by the coding sequence TTGAAGCAGACAGAAAAAGAAAAACGACAGCAGCAGTATGAAGACTATGTAAAAAAGAAAACACCGGTGCACAATGTTTATCTGAATATGGCAAAATCCTTTATCACGGGAGGAATTATCTGTGTGATCGGACAAGGTATTTATAATTATTGTGAAATGATCGGACTGAGCAAAGACCACTGCAGCAACTGGACTTCTCTTTCACTGATCTTACTGAGTATCATCCTCACCGGAGTTGGACTCTATCCAAAGATCGCAAAATGGGGAGGAGCTGGTGCATTGGTTCCCATCACCGGCTTTGCCAACTCGGTGGCAGCTCCGGCGATCGAGTATAAAAAAGAAGGGCAGGTATTCGGGATTGGCTGCAAGATCTTTACCATATCCGGACCTGTCATTCTCTATGGAATCTGCACCAGTTCTCTTCTGGGACTTTTATACTGGATCTGGATGCAGTTTTAA
- a CDS encoding winged helix-turn-helix domain-containing protein, protein MIYCVEDDDNIRELVIYTLETTGLKAKGFAEGTAFMEALAFDTPELILLDIMLPGEDGLELLKKLKNSAKTKDIPVIMVTAKGAEYDKVIGLDSGADDYVTKPFGMMELVSRIKAVLRRSGRVQEQDMLSVNGVSVDVKKHEVKVAGEIVTLTLKEFELLERLMRNQNIVLTRDQLLEDIWGYDFDGETRTVDVHVRTLRQKLGEKGDIIKTVRGVGYRIGGGNEG, encoded by the coding sequence ATGATTTATTGCGTGGAAGATGATGACAATATCCGCGAACTGGTCATTTACACTCTGGAGACGACCGGTCTTAAGGCAAAGGGATTTGCAGAAGGCACGGCATTTATGGAAGCTTTGGCGTTTGATACGCCAGAGCTTATTTTACTTGATATCATGCTTCCGGGTGAGGATGGGCTGGAGCTTTTGAAAAAGCTGAAGAATTCCGCAAAGACGAAGGATATTCCGGTGATCATGGTGACTGCAAAGGGTGCAGAGTATGACAAGGTGATCGGTCTGGATTCGGGAGCGGATGATTATGTGACCAAGCCTTTCGGAATGATGGAGCTGGTATCCAGGATCAAAGCAGTTCTTCGAAGATCCGGCAGAGTGCAGGAGCAGGATATGCTGTCAGTCAACGGAGTCAGTGTAGATGTGAAAAAGCATGAAGTGAAAGTGGCAGGAGAAATCGTGACACTGACACTGAAGGAGTTTGAGCTCCTGGAGAGACTGATGAGAAACCAGAATATTGTACTGACAAGAGATCAGCTTTTAGAGGATATCTGGGGATATGATTTTGATGGAGAGACAAGAACGGTAGATGTGCATGTGCGGACACTCAGACAGAAGCTGGGAGAAAAAGGCGATATTATCAAGACTGTACGGGGAGTCGGCTACAGAATAGGAGGAGGCAATGAAGGCTAA
- the pstB gene encoding phosphate ABC transporter ATP-binding protein PstB, producing MGKISVKNLDLYYGDFKALKNINLEIEANKITAFIGPSGCGKSTLLKSINRMNDLVEGCCIDGDILLDGQNIFKGMDVNLLRKRVGMVFQKPNPFPMSIYDNIAYGPRTHGIRSKAKLDDIVEKSLRNAAIWDECKDRLKKSALGMSGGQQQRLCIARALAVEPEVLLMDEPTSALDPISTSKIEDLAMELKKDYTIVMVTHNMQQAVRVSDNTAFFLLGEVIEYNNTETLFSIPSDKRTEDYITGRFG from the coding sequence ATGGGGAAGATCAGTGTGAAAAACCTGGATTTATATTACGGAGATTTTAAAGCACTCAAAAATATCAATCTGGAAATAGAGGCAAATAAAATTACAGCGTTTATCGGACCGAGTGGATGCGGAAAGTCCACGTTATTAAAGTCCATCAACCGCATGAATGATCTGGTGGAAGGATGCTGCATCGATGGTGATATCCTTCTGGACGGACAGAATATCTTCAAAGGAATGGATGTGAACCTGCTCCGTAAGCGGGTAGGAATGGTGTTTCAGAAACCAAACCCATTTCCAATGAGCATTTATGACAATATTGCCTATGGACCGAGAACACACGGAATCCGTTCCAAAGCAAAACTGGATGATATTGTAGAAAAGTCACTGCGAAATGCGGCAATCTGGGATGAGTGTAAAGACCGTCTCAAAAAAAGTGCGTTGGGAATGTCCGGAGGACAGCAGCAGAGACTCTGTATTGCCAGAGCACTTGCAGTAGAACCGGAAGTACTTTTGATGGATGAGCCGACATCCGCTCTGGATCCGATCTCTACATCGAAGATAGAAGACCTTGCGATGGAACTGAAAAAAGATTATACTATTGTCATGGTAACACACAACATGCAGCAGGCGGTACGTGTGTCGGATAACACAGCCTTTTTCCTTCTTGGAGAAGTGATTGAGTACAACAACACAGAAACATTGTTTTCCATTCCGTCTGATAAGAGAACGGAAGATTATATTACAGGGAGGTTTGGTTAA
- the phoU gene encoding phosphate signaling complex protein PhoU, which translates to MRNKFDRQLQILEEQLIHMGELCESAIANATKALSDGSIEQAKAVINADAEIDEMEKDIEKLCLKLLLQQQPVAKDLRRISAALKMITDMERIGDQTADIAEIVISANTEESVDIKDIGRMASVVSKMVRDSVTSYVQKDLELARQVMLEDDKVDRLFDNIREEMVNYIAINKGQRGSRIVDLIMVIKYLERIGDHATNIAEWVEFSITGVHRNGVNV; encoded by the coding sequence ATGCGCAACAAATTTGACAGACAGCTACAGATACTGGAGGAGCAGCTTATTCATATGGGTGAGTTGTGTGAGAGTGCGATCGCGAATGCGACAAAGGCGTTGAGCGATGGAAGTATTGAGCAGGCAAAGGCAGTGATCAATGCGGATGCTGAGATCGATGAGATGGAAAAAGATATTGAAAAGCTTTGTCTGAAACTGCTCTTACAGCAGCAGCCGGTGGCAAAGGATCTGAGAAGAATCTCAGCAGCATTGAAGATGATCACAGATATGGAGCGAATCGGAGATCAGACGGCAGATATTGCGGAAATCGTAATTTCAGCCAATACAGAGGAAAGCGTAGATATCAAGGATATTGGAAGAATGGCATCTGTTGTAAGTAAGATGGTGCGCGACAGCGTCACATCGTATGTACAGAAAGATCTGGAGCTTGCGCGCCAGGTAATGCTGGAAGATGATAAAGTGGATCGCCTCTTTGACAATATCCGGGAAGAGATGGTAAATTATATCGCGATCAATAAAGGGCAGCGGGGCAGCCGGATCGTGGATCTGATCATGGTGATAAAATATCTGGAGCGTATCGGAGATCATGCGACCAACATTGCAGAGTGGGTGGAATTTTCCATTACAGGAGTACACCGAAACGGAGTGAATGTATAA
- a CDS encoding NAD(P)-dependent alcohol dehydrogenase, whose protein sequence is MKGYAMLKIGESGWIEKERPVCGPLDAICRPLAVAICTSDVHTLWEGAIGERHNMILGHECCAEVVEVGELVKDFKPGDRVLVPAITPDWNSLEAQAGYSMHSGGMLAGWKFSNFKDGVFSEFFHVNDADGNLALLPSNISTVDACMLSDMVPTGFHGVELADVQFGDTVLVIGIGPVGLMSVAGTALRGASRIIAVGTRKNCVEAAKLYGATDFVSYKNGTIEEQVLAMTDGKGVDKVVIAGGGCETFESAVRCLKPGGKIGNVNYLGSGTYVTVPRVEWGVGMGHKQINGGLMPGGRLRMEKLGALVAAGKLDVHPLASHVFEGWDHLEEALFMMRDKPADLIKPVVKISD, encoded by the coding sequence ATGAAAGGTTATGCAATGCTGAAAATTGGGGAATCAGGATGGATTGAAAAAGAGAGACCTGTATGTGGTCCGTTGGATGCGATCTGCCGCCCGCTTGCAGTCGCAATCTGTACTTCGGATGTACACACTCTCTGGGAAGGCGCGATTGGGGAGCGTCACAATATGATCCTGGGACATGAGTGCTGTGCAGAGGTTGTAGAAGTCGGAGAGTTGGTAAAGGATTTTAAACCGGGAGATCGTGTACTTGTTCCGGCGATCACACCGGATTGGAATTCGCTGGAGGCACAGGCAGGATATTCGATGCATTCCGGCGGAATGCTGGCAGGATGGAAGTTCTCGAACTTTAAAGACGGTGTGTTCTCTGAATTCTTCCATGTAAATGATGCGGATGGCAATCTGGCACTGCTTCCATCGAATATTTCCACAGTGGATGCATGTATGCTCTCTGATATGGTCCCCACAGGATTTCACGGAGTTGAGCTTGCCGATGTACAGTTTGGAGATACCGTTCTTGTGATCGGGATCGGCCCGGTAGGATTGATGTCAGTAGCCGGAACAGCACTCAGAGGTGCTTCCAGAATTATTGCAGTCGGAACCCGCAAAAACTGCGTGGAAGCAGCAAAGTTGTACGGGGCAACTGATTTTGTAAGCTATAAGAATGGAACGATCGAAGAGCAGGTGCTTGCCATGACAGATGGAAAAGGAGTAGACAAAGTTGTGATCGCAGGCGGCGGATGTGAGACCTTTGAATCAGCGGTAAGATGTCTGAAACCGGGCGGAAAGATCGGAAATGTCAACTATCTCGGAAGCGGTACTTATGTGACTGTTCCACGTGTGGAATGGGGCGTTGGTATGGGTCACAAGCAGATCAACGGAGGTCTGATGCCTGGCGGACGTCTGCGCATGGAAAAACTGGGCGCTCTGGTAGCAGCTGGCAAACTGGATGTACACCCTCTGGCTTCGCATGTATTTGAAGGATGGGATCATCTGGAAGAGGCACTGTTTATGATGCGTGATAAACCGGCGGATCTGATCAAACCGGTTGTAAAGATTTCAGACTAA
- a CDS encoding GTP-binding protein: MKILVVSGFLGAGKTTFIRTLAERTKKDFAVMENEYGAVNVDGDLLEQTNDLNIWELTEGCICCSMQNDFATSILTIANTVDPEYLIVEPTGVGMLSKIIENIQKIEYERITLLEPLTILDGTMYDRCMFEFSEICEDQIQSAGRILVSKMEYAAENERCSLKQKLIALNPEAEICVSHYTEQGDDWWASLLTSYLDKEIPMKEERELDLENLGLTEASLQSEQELILFLQGVVSGVFGDICRAKGYLPAGNGWLRFDVTDRTYSVTGIDTMPEAKAIFIGRQLKRNWLREVLQKELYVEVSKRAIRPMRKRSEV, from the coding sequence ATGAAGATTTTAGTGGTATCCGGATTTTTAGGAGCAGGAAAGACGACATTTATCCGGACACTTGCAGAACGTACCAAAAAAGATTTTGCAGTGATGGAAAATGAATACGGGGCGGTCAATGTGGACGGAGATCTTCTGGAACAGACGAATGACTTAAATATCTGGGAGCTGACAGAGGGATGTATCTGCTGTTCCATGCAGAACGACTTTGCCACGTCTATCCTGACCATTGCAAATACAGTGGATCCGGAATATCTGATCGTAGAACCGACCGGTGTGGGGATGCTCAGTAAGATCATAGAGAATATCCAGAAGATTGAATATGAGAGGATCACTCTGCTTGAGCCGCTCACGATTCTGGACGGTACGATGTATGATCGTTGTATGTTTGAATTTTCAGAGATCTGCGAGGATCAGATACAGTCTGCAGGCAGGATTCTGGTTTCCAAGATGGAATATGCTGCAGAGAATGAACGGTGCAGTTTGAAACAGAAGCTGATAGCGCTCAATCCGGAAGCTGAGATCTGTGTTTCTCATTATACAGAACAGGGAGATGACTGGTGGGCTTCACTGCTGACATCGTATCTTGACAAAGAGATTCCAATGAAGGAAGAGCGGGAGTTAGATCTGGAAAATCTTGGACTGACGGAAGCCAGCCTGCAATCGGAGCAGGAGCTGATCCTGTTTTTGCAGGGAGTAGTTTCCGGTGTGTTTGGAGATATCTGCAGAGCAAAAGGGTATCTTCCGGCGGGAAATGGATGGCTTCGCTTTGATGTGACAGATCGTACATACAGCGTTACCGGTATTGATACGATGCCGGAAGCAAAAGCTATTTTTATTGGAAGACAATTAAAAAGAAACTGGCTTCGTGAAGTGCTGCAAAAAGAATTATATGTAGAAGTATCAAAACGGGCGATCCGTCCGATGCGGAAACGAAGCGAGGTATAA
- the pstA gene encoding phosphate ABC transporter permease PstA: MSNQTGIGEKLKSYLKHPGSFIVMLLVMLGAIITFAVLLFLIAYILINGVPHIKPSLFAFEYTSENASLMPALINTIIMTLLSLLIAVPFGIFSAIFLVEYAGKGNKFVEVIRLTTETLSGIPSIVYGLFGMLFFVNTLGWGFSLLAGAFTLAIMILPLIMRTTEEALKAVPDSFREGSFGLGAGKLRTVFKIVLPSAIPGILAGIILAVGRIVGETAALIYTAGTVAQVPTNVFGSGRTLAVHMYNLSSEGLYMDQAYATAVILLILVVGINTISSVIAKKLTKA; this comes from the coding sequence ATGAGTAATCAGACTGGAATCGGAGAAAAGCTGAAAAGCTATTTAAAACATCCGGGCTCATTTATTGTAATGCTTCTGGTGATGCTGGGAGCAATTATCACGTTTGCGGTTCTGCTGTTTTTGATCGCTTATATTCTGATCAACGGAGTGCCGCATATCAAGCCGTCTTTGTTCGCGTTCGAATATACATCTGAGAATGCCTCTTTGATGCCGGCTTTGATTAACACGATTATCATGACGCTGCTTTCTTTGCTGATCGCGGTTCCGTTTGGAATCTTCTCTGCGATCTTCCTTGTAGAGTATGCAGGGAAAGGGAATAAATTTGTGGAAGTGATCCGTCTGACAACAGAGACACTTTCCGGAATCCCTTCCATCGTATATGGATTGTTCGGAATGTTGTTTTTTGTCAATACATTAGGATGGGGATTTTCCCTGCTGGCCGGTGCGTTTACACTGGCGATCATGATCCTTCCGCTGATCATGAGAACAACAGAAGAAGCGTTAAAAGCAGTTCCGGATTCCTTCAGAGAGGGAAGTTTTGGACTGGGAGCAGGAAAGCTGCGTACCGTATTTAAGATTGTACTCCCGTCGGCAATTCCTGGAATTTTAGCAGGAATCATCCTGGCGGTTGGAAGAATTGTGGGAGAGACAGCGGCGCTGATCTATACAGCAGGTACTGTTGCACAGGTACCGACAAATGTTTTTGGTTCCGGAAGAACCCTGGCAGTTCATATGTACAATCTGTCCAGTGAAGGACTGTACATGGATCAGGCATATGCAACAGCAGTCATTCTTCTGATACTTGTAGTCGGAATCAACACGATTTCGAGCGTAATCGCGAAAAAACTGACAAAAGCGTAG
- a CDS encoding substrate-binding domain-containing protein, with protein MKMKKFIAVLATVGMVAALAAGCGSGDDTSADKGTKTESASSDWDSSNDITIVSREDGSGTRGAFVELFGIQQEVDGEKVDMTTVDAQVTNNTSVMLTTVAGDEYAIGYVSLGSLDESVKALKIDGAEATEENIENGSYKVSRPFNIAVKEGADNEVANDFITYIMSTEGQKIVADNGYIPVADTKAYDGTKPSGSAVVGGSSSVSPVMEKLIEAYKSVNPNAKIELQTSDSTTGMTSTLEGSYDIGMASRELKEEEVGQGLKATVIATDGIAVIVNNDNPTEELSSDQVKSIYTGETYTWDEVTE; from the coding sequence ATGAAAATGAAAAAGTTTATCGCAGTTTTGGCAACAGTAGGTATGGTAGCAGCACTGGCAGCAGGATGTGGTTCCGGAGATGATACATCTGCTGATAAAGGAACAAAGACAGAAAGTGCGTCCAGTGACTGGGATTCTTCCAATGATATCACAATCGTATCCAGAGAAGATGGATCTGGAACAAGAGGAGCTTTCGTAGAGCTGTTTGGTATTCAGCAGGAAGTTGACGGAGAAAAAGTAGATATGACAACTGTGGATGCACAGGTTACAAATAATACATCTGTTATGCTTACAACAGTAGCAGGGGATGAGTATGCCATCGGATATGTATCCCTGGGATCTCTGGATGAGAGTGTAAAAGCACTTAAGATTGATGGAGCAGAAGCAACAGAAGAGAATATCGAAAATGGTTCTTACAAAGTATCAAGACCGTTTAATATTGCAGTAAAAGAAGGCGCTGACAATGAAGTTGCAAATGATTTCATCACCTATATCATGAGTACAGAAGGTCAGAAAATCGTAGCAGACAACGGTTATATTCCGGTTGCCGATACAAAAGCATATGATGGAACAAAACCGTCAGGAAGCGCAGTAGTAGGAGGATCTTCTTCTGTATCACCGGTTATGGAAAAACTGATCGAGGCATACAAAAGTGTAAATCCGAATGCAAAGATCGAGCTGCAGACATCTGATTCTACAACAGGTATGACATCGACTCTGGAAGGAAGCTATGATATTGGTATGGCATCCCGTGAACTGAAAGAGGAAGAAGTGGGACAGGGATTAAAAGCAACTGTGATCGCAACCGACGGAATCGCAGTGATCGTAAACAATGACAACCCGACAGAAGAGTTAAGTTCTGATCAGGTAAAATCCATCTACACAGGAGAAACTTATACTTGGGATGAAGTAACTGAATAA
- the pstC gene encoding phosphate ABC transporter permease subunit PstC, translated as MKSKAWTEKFMQGVFLIAACTSVLAVALICIFLFANGVPAIREIGFVKFITGELWRPNNNLFGIFPMIIGSLYVTAGAIVFGVPIGILTSVFMAMYCPKKIYRPLKAATELLAGIPSVVYGFFGLVVLVPMVREFGRTLKQMGIVEKAGDGKGLLTTSIILGMMILPTIIGTTESAIRAVPTHYYEGALALGATHERSIFTVVIPAAKSGVLAGIVLGIGRAIGETMAVIMIVGNQPRIAQNILQGMRTLTGNIVLEMGYATGLHREALIATGVVLFVFILIINFSVAMLKRRTEHE; from the coding sequence ATGAAATCAAAAGCATGGACTGAAAAATTCATGCAGGGAGTATTCTTGATAGCCGCCTGTACTTCTGTACTGGCGGTAGCTCTCATTTGTATCTTTTTGTTTGCAAATGGAGTCCCTGCAATCAGAGAAATCGGGTTCGTAAAATTTATTACCGGAGAACTGTGGAGACCGAACAATAATCTGTTTGGAATCTTCCCGATGATCATCGGAAGCTTATATGTAACAGCAGGTGCGATCGTGTTCGGAGTGCCGATCGGAATTCTGACATCTGTATTTATGGCAATGTACTGCCCGAAAAAAATATACAGACCGCTGAAAGCAGCAACAGAGCTGTTGGCAGGAATTCCTTCCGTTGTGTATGGATTCTTCGGTCTGGTCGTACTGGTGCCAATGGTACGGGAGTTCGGAAGAACATTAAAACAGATGGGGATCGTGGAAAAAGCAGGAGACGGAAAAGGACTTCTCACTACGTCGATCATTCTGGGAATGATGATCTTGCCAACAATCATCGGAACCACAGAGAGTGCGATCCGCGCTGTGCCGACCCATTATTATGAAGGAGCTCTGGCTCTGGGAGCAACCCATGAGAGAAGTATTTTTACAGTTGTGATCCCGGCTGCAAAATCCGGAGTACTGGCAGGAATCGTGCTGGGAATCGGACGTGCGATCGGAGAGACCATGGCAGTTATCATGATCGTGGGAAATCAGCCGAGAATTGCACAAAATATCCTGCAGGGAATGCGTACACTGACAGGAAATATCGTACTGGAGATGGGATATGCGACAGGTCTGCACAGGGAAGCGCTGATCGCGACAGGTGTAGTATTATTTGTGTTCATCCTGATCATCAACTTCAGTGTAGCAATGCTGAAAAGGAGGACAGAACATGAGTAA
- a CDS encoding Na/Pi cotransporter family protein: MDYVSIILPFIGGLGMFIYGMQIMAQGLENAAGSKMKSLLEVLTKNKFFGVLLGAFITAVIQSSSATTVMVVGFVNAGIMNLTQAMGVIMGANIGTTVTGWLVSSVEWAKALSPANIAPVAVMIGVIVMLTGKRRSTKDISSIIVGFGILFIGITTMSDAVEPLQQSEAFCNLFVTLGHSPFLGIVAGALVTAVIQSSSASVGILQSLAAAGLVPFNAAVYIIMGQNIGTCVTAIMSSIGAKKTAKTAAVMHLLFNIIGTIIFSVVAIVFFKVINPGFGEALITQTEISTVHTIFNIGTTILLFPVSDWIIKLAKKLEREDSDDVDEGQVLLDDRMLETPSIALQSTVSEMVRMGHVVRGTMNRTRDVLITKKREEIEKIREEETIADGLCKGITEYAIKLNTLSINEKEHQEVASILQIVSDIERVSDYCENISEFAENLKDQKASFSEIAREEIQQMEDVCIDCFRYAIEALEERSKEKAMKVIEKESQADELEIALRTAHMKRLARNECSTESGIVFLDALVCLERISDHARNIAEEILTAE, translated from the coding sequence ATGGATTACGTGAGCATTATTCTCCCCTTTATCGGGGGACTGGGTATGTTTATCTATGGTATGCAGATCATGGCCCAGGGATTGGAGAATGCAGCAGGCAGCAAGATGAAGAGTCTGCTGGAGGTACTGACAAAGAATAAGTTTTTTGGGGTTTTGCTCGGTGCTTTTATTACAGCTGTCATTCAGAGTTCATCCGCTACGACAGTGATGGTAGTCGGATTTGTAAATGCAGGGATCATGAATCTTACCCAGGCGATGGGAGTGATCATGGGAGCCAACATCGGTACTACGGTGACCGGATGGCTGGTATCCAGTGTCGAGTGGGCAAAAGCGCTCAGCCCGGCGAATATTGCACCGGTGGCAGTTATGATCGGTGTGATTGTGATGCTGACAGGAAAAAGACGTTCTACAAAGGATATTTCCAGTATCATTGTGGGATTTGGTATCTTATTCATCGGTATTACGACGATGTCAGATGCAGTCGAGCCGCTGCAGCAGTCAGAGGCATTCTGCAATCTGTTTGTAACACTTGGACACAGTCCGTTCCTTGGAATCGTGGCCGGTGCGCTTGTTACAGCTGTGATTCAGAGTTCATCTGCATCAGTGGGGATCTTACAGAGTCTTGCGGCAGCAGGACTGGTTCCGTTTAATGCGGCTGTTTACATTATCATGGGACAGAATATCGGTACCTGTGTGACTGCCATCATGTCCAGTATCGGGGCAAAGAAGACAGCAAAGACAGCAGCTGTGATGCATCTGTTGTTCAACATCATCGGTACGATCATCTTCAGCGTTGTTGCGATCGTATTCTTTAAAGTGATCAATCCGGGATTTGGAGAAGCCCTGATCACACAGACAGAGATCAGTACAGTTCACACAATTTTTAATATCGGAACTACGATCCTGCTCTTCCCGGTATCTGACTGGATCATTAAGCTGGCGAAGAAACTGGAGAGAGAAGATTCTGACGATGTGGATGAAGGACAGGTACTTCTGGACGACAGAATGCTGGAGACACCAAGTATTGCGCTCCAGTCTACAGTCAGCGAGATGGTAAGAATGGGACATGTTGTGCGGGGAACCATGAATCGTACAAGAGATGTGCTGATCACCAAGAAGCGTGAGGAGATAGAAAAGATCCGGGAGGAAGAGACAATCGCAGACGGATTGTGCAAAGGAATCACAGAGTATGCGATTAAACTGAATACACTTTCCATCAATGAGAAGGAGCATCAGGAGGTGGCGAGTATCCTGCAGATCGTATCGGATATCGAGCGTGTCAGCGATTACTGTGAAAATATTTCTGAATTTGCAGAGAATCTCAAAGATCAGAAAGCATCCTTCTCCGAGATCGCAAGAGAAGAGATCCAGCAGATGGAAGACGTCTGTATCGACTGCTTCCGGTATGCGATCGAGGCACTGGAAGAGCGTAGTAAAGAAAAGGCGATGAAGGTCATTGAAAAAGAGAGTCAGGCAGATGAGCTGGAGATCGCGCTGCGTACGGCACATATGAAGCGTCTGGCAAGAAATGAGTGCAGCACGGAATCCGGAATCGTATTCCTGGATGCATTGGTATGTCTTGAGAGAATCTCGGATCATGCGAGAAATATCGCAGAAGAGATTTTGACGGCAGAATAG
- a CDS encoding stage V sporulation protein AD: protein MNQIRGSQSISFGEAPYLISSACVAGSKEAEGPLGKLFDMVNQDDLFGAKTWEEAESTMQKEACVLALGKAHMDAKHVRYLYGGDLLRQGIATSMGVEELQIPMFGLYGACSTSGEALALSAMSVAAGYGEYMLAVTSSHFGSAEKEFRFPLGYASQRPLSASWTVTGSGAFLVGRQKSHVRITGVTVGKIVDYGLKDSQNMGACMAPAAADTILTNLKDFGRSPTSYDRIITGDLGYIGQSILLDFMSKNGHQMRDRHLDCGMKIFDQEKQDTHAGGSGCGCAAVTLSAYILPKIQKGEWKRVLFVPTGALMSTVSYNEGASVPGIAHGIVLEHC, encoded by the coding sequence ATGAATCAGATCAGAGGCAGTCAGAGCATCAGTTTCGGGGAAGCTCCCTATTTGATCAGCAGTGCTTGTGTAGCGGGAAGCAAAGAGGCGGAAGGTCCCCTTGGAAAGCTATTTGATATGGTGAACCAGGATGATCTTTTTGGAGCAAAAACATGGGAGGAGGCAGAGAGTACCATGCAGAAAGAAGCATGTGTACTGGCACTTGGAAAAGCACATATGGATGCAAAGCATGTGCGCTATCTGTATGGCGGAGACCTTCTGCGTCAGGGAATCGCCACTTCCATGGGAGTGGAAGAATTACAGATTCCCATGTTCGGATTGTACGGAGCCTGTTCCACATCCGGAGAAGCACTTGCTCTTTCTGCTATGAGCGTGGCAGCTGGGTATGGGGAATATATGCTGGCAGTGACTTCCAGCCACTTTGGAAGCGCGGAAAAGGAATTTCGGTTTCCGTTGGGGTATGCATCCCAGCGTCCGTTATCTGCCAGCTGGACGGTGACGGGAAGTGGAGCATTTCTGGTAGGCAGACAGAAAAGCCATGTGAGGATCACAGGCGTGACGGTTGGGAAGATTGTGGACTATGGACTGAAGGATTCCCAGAATATGGGAGCGTGTATGGCACCGGCAGCAGCAGATACCATTTTAACAAATCTGAAGGACTTCGGAAGAAGCCCGACCAGCTATGACCGGATCATTACAGGAGATCTCGGGTATATCGGACAGAGTATTTTACTGGATTTTATGAGTAAGAACGGGCATCAGATGCGGGACAGACACCTGGACTGCGGAATGAAGATCTTTGATCAGGAGAAACAGGATACGCATGCGGGAGGAAGTGGCTGCGGCTGTGCGGCAGTGACGCTTTCCGCTTACATTCTTCCAAAGATCCAGAAAGGCGAGTGGAAACGGGTACTCTTTGTGCCGACGGGTGCTCTGATGTCTACGGTCAGTTACAACGAAGGGGCAAGCGTTCCGGGAATTGCACATGGGATCGTGCTGGAACATTGCTGA
- a CDS encoding SpoVA/SpoVAEb family sporulation membrane protein — protein sequence MEYVHAFWVGGLICAAVQILMDRTKLMPGRIMVLLVCGGAVLGFLNIYGPFQKFAGAGASVPLLGFGNVLWNGVKEAVEKNGFLGIFMGGFKASAVGISAALIFGYLASHIFEPKMKK from the coding sequence ATGGAATATGTACATGCATTCTGGGTGGGAGGTCTGATCTGTGCGGCGGTACAGATTTTGATGGACCGGACCAAGTTGATGCCGGGAAGAATCATGGTGCTGCTTGTATGCGGCGGCGCAGTGCTTGGATTTTTGAATATTTACGGACCATTTCAGAAATTTGCAGGAGCAGGAGCGAGCGTACCGCTCCTTGGATTCGGAAACGTACTGTGGAACGGTGTCAAAGAAGCCGTTGAGAAAAATGGGTTTCTGGGAATCTTTATGGGTGGTTTTAAAGCCAGTGCTGTGGGAATTTCAGCAGCATTAATTTTCGGTTATCTGGCATCTCATATCTTTGAACCGAAGATGAAAAAATAG